The stretch of DNA CCCACCACCAGCGGTGAGTTGCGGCGGGCGGCCACGACGACGTCGGGCTGGTCCGCGTGGACAGCGAGCAGCGTGAAGGCGCCCTCAAGGCGCTGGCAGGCCAGTTCCATGGCCTTGGTCAGGCCGCCGTTGGCGACGTCCCCGCCCAGCTGGTTCCGGAAGATGTCCGCCAGCAGCGCGGCAGCAACCTCGGTGTCCGTCTCGGACAGGAAGGTCACACCCTTTTCCACCAGTTCGAGCTTGAGCTCGGCAAAGTTTTCGATGATGCCGTTATGGATCACGGCCAGCTTCCCGCCATCGGCCAGGTGCGGGTGCGCGTTACGGTCCGTGGGGCCGCCATGGGTGGCCCAGCGCGTGTGGCCGATGCCGGTCAGGGTCTCCGGCAGGGGACGCTCCTCCAGCTCGGAGAGCAGGTTGCTCAGCTTCCCGGACTTTTTCCGCGACTCGATCACACCATCCGAGACCACAGCGACGCCCGCCGAGTCATAACCGCGGTACTCCAGCCGGCGAAGCCCTTCAAGGACAACGTCCAAAGCACTGTGACCATTTACAGCGCCGTCAACAGAACGGCCTACATAACCCACGATTCCACACATAGCCTCAAGAGTATCGGGTGGGAACTGGTTGCTTGTAACCCGGTACCGGATCTTGAGCCCTTCTTGCGCGGACCGCCGCGCCCCGGAGCCCCTTCCATTTCGCTATGCGCGGAGCGCGGGGCAGAATCTCTAACGTGACTTTGCAACGCAACGAGGCGAATGGGGAGGGTGCCTCCCCATTCGTGGAACTGGACCGGCAGACCTGGTCCAGGCTGGCAGCCCAGATGGAACAACCCCTCAACGAAGAGGATATTGTCCGCCTGCGCGGCCTTGGCGATCCCCTGGACATGAAGGAAATCCGTGAGGTTTACCTCCCGCTGTCCCGGCTCCTGCACCTTTACGTGGAAGCTGCCGGGCAGCTGCACGCCGCCACCACCACCTTCCTGGGCGAACAGACCCAGCGCACCCCGTTCGTCATCGGCGTTGCCGGGTCCGTTGCCGTGGGGAAGTCCACCATTGCCCGCGTGCTGCGGGAGATGCTGCGGCGTTGGCCGGGTACGCCCAACGTGGAGCTCATCACCACAGACGGCTTCCTGTATCCCCTCGCCGAGCTCAAGCGCCGGCAGCTGCTGGACCGGAAGGGCTTCCCGGAGTCCTATGACCGGCGGGCGCTGCTGCGGTTTGTGAGCGAGATCAAGGGCGGGGCCGAGGAAGTCCATGCACCCTGGTACTCGCATGTCACGTACGACATCGTTCCCGAAAAGGAAGTGGTGGTCCGCCGGCCGGACGTCCTCATCGTGGAAGGCCTGAACGTGCTGGCTCCGGCGCGCCCGCGGCATGATGGCCGGCAGGGGCTGGCGCTGAGCGACTTCTTCGACTTCTCCATCTACGTGGACGCCAAGACCTCCTATATCGAGGAGTGGTACGTGGACCGGTTCCGGAAGCTGCGGACCACAGCGTTCGCGCAGCCGGAGTCCTACTTCCACAGGTATGCCAGTCTGTCCGATGACGAGGCGGAGAGCACCGCCCGGGACATCTGGAAGCGGATCAACGAGCCCAACCTGGAGGAGAACGTCCTTCCCACCAGGGGCCGGGCGCAGCTGGTGCTCACCAAGGACTCGGACCACACCATCCGACGGATGCTCCTAAGGAAGGTCTAGCACAGGTGTGCCACAACTGTGCCGCCTCAGCCATCACGGCCAGCCGCCGGAGCTTCGCCCGCTTCCTCGCCGTGGGGGCCGGGCTGACTGTACTCACCGCCTGCACTCCAGTGGCACCCGAGGCCGCGCCGTCTGCTTCCCCGGTTCCGTCCGCGACGGCGGCGGGCACCCCGGTTGCCGCACCGGAGGCAACAGCGGTGGCCGGCACAGCGCCGGAACCTTCCGCATCCCCCTCACCTTCACCATCCGCAGCCCTCCCCCGTCAGTTCTCGCTGACGGATCCGGCCAGCCCGTGGGTAGTGGTCAACAAGCACCGGCCGCTGGCCCCGGCCGACTATGCGCCGGCGGACCTGGTGAGTCCCGCCGTCGGGATCTCCGCGTCCGGTGAGTCCTCGCTGCTGAACAGTACGACGGCGGCAGCGGCCGAGGCGATGTTCGCGGCTGCGGCGCGGGACGGCGTGGTCATGGTCCTGGCCAGCGGGTACCGCTCCTATGCGACGCAGGTGACTACGTACAACGGGTATGTGGCCGCGCGCGGTCAGGCGGACGCGGACACGGCCAGCGCCCGGCCGGGCTACTCGGAGCACCAGACGGGGTGGTCCTTCGACATTGCCGACGGCGGCGGAGCGTGCGCCTTCCAGCCGTGCTTCGCGGACCAGCCCGCCGCTGTCTGGGCGAAAGCCAACGCCCACCGGTTCGGGTTCGTGGTGCGGTACCCGTGGATGTTCCACGAAACCACGGGGTACTACTACGAGCCGTGGCACCTGCGGTACATCGGCGTGGAGGCGGCCACGGACATGTCCGCACGCGGGATTGTCACGCTCGAGGAGTACTTCGGCGTGGGGGCGGCACCGGGGTACCCCTAACGGATACGGCAACCAACAGGTTCCCAACACGGTCCAAAATAGGGGCCTGGGTTCACGCAGGGTTAACAGACGTGGGCTAGTTTGGAACCCATGTTGACCGGATTCAAGAATTTCATCATGAAGGGCAACGTCGTAGACCTTGCCGTCGCTGTCGTGATGGGTGCCGCGTTCGGCGCCGTCGTCACATCGATCGTGGAAGGGCTGCTCACGCCGCTGATCGGCCTTCTGTTCCAGGCGAAGGGCATCGAGGAGATGCAGTGGGAGGGCTTCCTCTACGGGCGCGTCATCTCCGCCGTCATTTCATTCGTCCTGATTGCCGCCGCCATCTACTTTGTTGTGGTCATGCCGATGAACCACATGATCGAGCGGCGCAACCGCCGGCTCGGCATCAACCAGGACGTCAAGGAAGAATCTGCCGAGGATCCGCAGATCGCCCTGCTCACCGAGATCCGCGACGAGTTGCGAAGCCGCTCGTCCTAGCCGACATGCACAAGAGGCCCGCTTCCATTCGTGGAAGCGGGCCTCATGTGTTTGTGCGGCTATTCGCTGATGAGTTCCAGCGCGAGCTCCGTGCGGACCACCTGTGCGAGGTGTTCGGCGATGGACTGCGCGGTTTCCTCATCGGCAGCCTCCACCATGACCCGGACCACGGGTTCGGTGCCGGAGGGGCGGAGGAGGACGCGCCCGGTTTCACCCAAGGCGGCCTCGGCGGCTTTGACGGCCTGGGCCAGGACGTCGCTGCTCTTGACCTTGGTGCGGTCTACGCCCTTGACGTTGATGAGGACCTGCGGGAGTTTGGTCATGACGGCGGCCAGGTCCTTGAGGGACTTCCCGGTCAGGGCCACCTGGGCTGCGAGCTGCAGGCCGGTGAGGAGTCCGTCACCGGTGGTGGCGTGGTCCGAGAAGATGACGTGGCCGGACTGTTCCCCGCCGAGGTTGAAGCCGCCCTCCCGCATGCTTTCCAGGACGTAGCGGTCCCCTACAGCTGTTTCGCGGATGCTGATGCCGGCGTCGCGGAGAGCAATTTTGAGGCCGAGGTTGCTCATGACGGTGGCCACCAGGACGTCGTCGTTCAGCTTGCCGGCCTCTTTGAGGGCGACGGCGAGGACCGCCATGATCTGGTCGCCGTCCACTTCGTTGCCTTCGTG from Pseudarthrobacter chlorophenolicus A6 encodes:
- the mscL gene encoding large conductance mechanosensitive channel protein MscL → MLTGFKNFIMKGNVVDLAVAVVMGAAFGAVVTSIVEGLLTPLIGLLFQAKGIEEMQWEGFLYGRVISAVISFVLIAAAIYFVVVMPMNHMIERRNRRLGINQDVKEESAEDPQIALLTEIRDELRSRSS
- a CDS encoding M15 family metallopeptidase, translated to MCHNCAASAITASRRSFARFLAVGAGLTVLTACTPVAPEAAPSASPVPSATAAGTPVAAPEATAVAGTAPEPSASPSPSPSAALPRQFSLTDPASPWVVVNKHRPLAPADYAPADLVSPAVGISASGESSLLNSTTAAAAEAMFAAAARDGVVMVLASGYRSYATQVTTYNGYVAARGQADADTASARPGYSEHQTGWSFDIADGGGACAFQPCFADQPAAVWAKANAHRFGFVVRYPWMFHETTGYYYEPWHLRYIGVEAATDMSARGIVTLEEYFGVGAAPGYP
- the coaA gene encoding type I pantothenate kinase, with product MRGARGRISNVTLQRNEANGEGASPFVELDRQTWSRLAAQMEQPLNEEDIVRLRGLGDPLDMKEIREVYLPLSRLLHLYVEAAGQLHAATTTFLGEQTQRTPFVIGVAGSVAVGKSTIARVLREMLRRWPGTPNVELITTDGFLYPLAELKRRQLLDRKGFPESYDRRALLRFVSEIKGGAEEVHAPWYSHVTYDIVPEKEVVVRRPDVLIVEGLNVLAPARPRHDGRQGLALSDFFDFSIYVDAKTSYIEEWYVDRFRKLRTTAFAQPESYFHRYASLSDDEAESTARDIWKRINEPNLEENVLPTRGRAQLVLTKDSDHTIRRMLLRKV